One window of Nakaseomyces glabratus chromosome A, complete sequence genomic DNA carries:
- the HXT4/6/7 gene encoding sugar porter family MFS transporter (CAGL0A02233g~Ortholog(s) have glucose transmembrane transporter activity and mitochondrion, plasma membrane localization), with translation MSEESQSALSASNSKVEREDEFKAYTDEDGQPMVEIPKKPASAYVAISIFCLFIAFGGFVFGWDTGTISGFVAQTDFIRRMGQTRANGTHYLSKVRTGLIVSIFNIGCAIGGVVLSKLGDVYGRKIGLISVVVIYIVGIVIQIATIDKWYQYFIGRIISGLGVGGIAVLSPMLISEVSPKHMRGSLVSCYQLMITCGIFLGYCTNYGTKNYSNSVQWRVPLGLCFAWALFMIGGMTFVPESPRYLIEVGRVEEARRSIAISNKVSPDDPAVTFEVENVQAGVEAERLAGSASWGELFSTKTKIFQRLIMGIMIQSLQQLTGDNYFFYYGTTVFKAVGLEDSFETSIVIGIVNFASTFVALYVVDRFGRRRCLLWGAAAMTACMVVFASVGVTRLYPHGMKQPSSKGAGNCMIVFTCFYIFCFATTWAPIPFVVNSETFPLRVKAKCMAIAQASNWIWGFLIAFFTPFITNAINFYYGYVFMGCLCFSYFYVFFFIPETKGLTLEEVNTMWEEGVLAWKSPNWVPPSKRDASYDADALMHDDKPWYKRFY, from the coding sequence ATGTCTGAAGAATCACAATCTGCTCTCTCGGCCTCCAACAGCAAAGTTGAAAGAGAGGACGAGTTCAAGGCTTACACCGATGAGGATGGCCAACCAATGGTTGAGATCCCAAAGAAGCCTGCTTCCGCTTACGTTGCTATTTCCATCTTCTGTCTATTCATCGCTTTCGGTGGTTTCGTTTTCGGTTGGGATACTGGTACCATTTCTGGTTTCGTTGCCCAAACTGATTTCATCAGAAGAATGGGTCAAACTCGTGCTAATGGTACTCACTACTTGTCTAAGGTTAGAACCGGTTTAAttgtttctattttcaACATCGGTTGTGCCATTGGTGGTGTTGTCTTGTCCAAGCTAGGTGATGTTTACGGTCGTAAGATCGGTTTGATCAGTGTCGTTGTCATCTACATTGTCGGTATCGTTATTCAAATTGCTACCATTGACAAGTGGTACCAATACTTCATCGGTAGAATTATCTCCGGTTTGGGTGTTGGTGGTATTGCCGTCTTGTCTCCTATGTTGATTTCTGAAGTCTCTCCAAAGCACATGAGAGGTTCTTTGGTTTCCTGTTACCAACTGATGATTACCTGTGGTATCTTCTTGGGTTACTGTACTAACTACGGTACCAAGAACTACTCCAACTCTGTCCAATGGAGAGTTCCATTGGGCCTATGTTTCGCCTGGGCTCTATTCATGATCGGTGGTATGACCTTCGTTCCAGAATCCCCACGTTACTTGATTGAGGTTGGTAGAGTTGAAGAAGCCAGAAGATCCATTGCTATCTCTAACAAGGTTTCTCCAGATGATCCAGCTGTCACTTTCGAAGTTGAAAATGTCCAAGCCGGTGTTGAAGCTGAAAGATTGGCTGGTTCTGCTTCCTGGGGTGAATTGTTCTCCACCAAGACCAAGATTTTCCAACGTTTGATTATGGGTATCATGATTCAATCTTTGCAACAATTGACAGGTGACAACTACTTCTTCTACTATGGTACTACTGTTTTCAAGGCTGTTGGTTTGGAAGATTCTTTCGAAACCTCCATTGTCATTGGTATTGTTAACTTCGCTTCCACTTTCGTTGCCTTGTACGTTGTTGACCGTTTCGGTCGTCGTAGATGTCTATTGTGGGGTGCCGCTGCTATGACTGCTTGTATGGTTGTCTTCGCTTCTGTCGGTGTCACCAGACTATATCCTCACGGTATGAAACAGCCATCATCCAAGGGTGCTGGTAACTGTATGATTGTTTTCACCTGTTTCTACATTTTCTGTTTCGCTACCACCTGGGCTCCAATTCCATTTGTTGTCAACTCTGAAACTTTCCCATTGAGAGTCAAGGCCAAGTGTATGGCTATTGCCCAAGCTTCCAACTGGATCTGGGGTTTCTTGATTGCCTTCTTCACTCCATTTATTACCAATGCCATTAACTTCTACTACGGTTACGTGTTCATGGGCTGTCTATGTTTCTCCTACTTCTAcgttttcttcttcattccAGAGACCAAGGGTCTAACTTTGGAAGAAGTCAACACTATGTGGGAAGAAGGTGTCTTGGCTTGGAAGTCTCCAAACTGGGTTCCACCATCCAAGAGAGATGCTTCTTACGATGCTGACGCTTTGATGCACGATGACAAGCCATGGTACAAGAGATTCTATTAA